From the Bacillus sp. SM2101 genome, one window contains:
- the sspI gene encoding small acid-soluble spore protein SspI, with amino-acid sequence MNLNLRQAILTNVSGNSQQELENTIVDAIQRGEEKMLPGLGVLFEVIWENATEEEKHEMLQTLEDGLKQ; translated from the coding sequence ATGAACTTAAACTTGCGTCAAGCAATCCTTACAAACGTATCTGGAAATTCACAACAAGAATTAGAAAATACAATTGTTGATGCCATTCAACGAGGAGAAGAAAAAATGTTACCTGGGCTAGGCGTTTTATTTGAAGTAATTTGGGAGAATGCAACTGAAGAGGAAAAACATGAAATGTTGCAAACACTTGAAGATGGATTGAAACAATGA
- a CDS encoding NAD(P)/FAD-dependent oxidoreductase has protein sequence MSSYDVLVIGSGIGGLCSAARLSKLGYKVAVFDHHVRPGGYATNFPRKGRYEFDVSLHGIASLEEGQICYDIFSKCGMMDRITPIKKEHPYTVVWDGKKIDIPQDPDEYLTYLHKMFPHEKEGISNLFKDLISFSKEMKFLTDATIPKDEKKQTIFMHAQLFIKWSQMSTEEVLKEYVTDEEFIAIFTLLWPYYGLPPKTLSAHYFFVPWIGYHLDGTYYVKGGAQAIADALVDVIHENGGDVFLRQEVTEIIVSEQKATGLKTKKGDVFEGKWIISNASPQTTFANLLGNEYKGSSYVQDLEKLEIGPSVTQLYIGLKDDPAKYNLVDEDIVFVKEKDPSKDYNYLQEGQYTQANFGITNYYKLDPELSPNGKPIIALAFIDFITNWPEDKEKYAQKKEEVTNYLLTQLEENYPGITSSIEVIELGTPRTMQRYTKNPAGAVYGFSQTVDQSGLNRLSRQTPIENLSLVGAWTRPGGGYQGAALSGASEADKIHGCLQQLVESS, from the coding sequence ATGTCTAGTTATGATGTATTAGTTATTGGGTCAGGAATTGGTGGACTTTGTTCTGCAGCGAGGTTATCAAAGCTTGGATACAAGGTAGCAGTTTTTGACCATCATGTTCGTCCAGGCGGTTATGCAACTAATTTTCCACGAAAAGGGCGATATGAATTTGACGTATCTTTACACGGTATTGCAAGTTTGGAAGAAGGTCAGATTTGTTATGACATCTTTTCAAAATGTGGGATGATGGATCGAATCACTCCTATAAAAAAAGAACATCCATATACTGTTGTATGGGACGGGAAGAAGATTGATATCCCACAAGACCCTGATGAATATTTAACTTATTTGCATAAAATGTTCCCACATGAAAAAGAAGGTATATCGAATTTATTTAAGGACTTAATTTCTTTCAGTAAAGAGATGAAGTTTTTGACCGATGCAACTATACCTAAGGATGAAAAGAAACAAACAATATTTATGCATGCACAGTTATTTATTAAATGGTCACAAATGTCTACTGAAGAAGTATTGAAAGAGTATGTAACAGATGAGGAGTTTATTGCAATTTTTACGTTGCTATGGCCTTACTACGGTCTGCCACCTAAAACTCTTTCTGCTCATTACTTTTTTGTACCGTGGATAGGCTATCATCTGGACGGTACTTACTATGTAAAAGGTGGTGCACAAGCAATCGCAGATGCCTTAGTTGATGTTATCCATGAAAATGGTGGAGATGTATTTTTACGTCAAGAAGTAACGGAAATTATTGTGTCAGAGCAAAAAGCGACAGGGTTAAAAACAAAAAAAGGTGATGTATTTGAAGGGAAATGGATTATTTCAAATGCGAGTCCACAAACGACATTCGCCAATTTATTAGGTAATGAGTACAAAGGTAGCTCTTATGTTCAGGATTTAGAGAAATTAGAAATCGGCCCTTCAGTAACACAACTATATATTGGGTTAAAAGATGATCCAGCAAAATATAATTTAGTTGATGAGGATATTGTGTTTGTGAAGGAAAAGGACCCTAGTAAAGATTACAATTACTTACAGGAAGGGCAATATACACAAGCTAATTTTGGTATAACTAATTATTACAAATTAGATCCTGAATTAAGTCCAAATGGAAAACCAATCATTGCGCTAGCCTTTATTGACTTTATTACTAATTGGCCTGAAGACAAGGAAAAATACGCGCAGAAGAAAGAAGAAGTAACAAATTATTTATTAACACAATTAGAAGAGAATTATCCAGGTATCACTAGCAGTATAGAAGTAATAGAGTTAGGTACGCCAAGAACGATGCAAAGATATACAAAGAACCCTGCAGGTGCGGTATATGGATTTTCCCAAACTGTTGATCAATCTGGATTAAATAGGTTAAGTAGACAAACACCTATTGAAAACCTGTCGTTAGTAGGGGCATGGACACGCCCTGGCGGTGGTTATCAAGGTGCTGCATTATCAGGAGCAAGTGAAGCGGATAAAATTCATGGTTGCTTACAACAATTAGTTGAATCAAGTTAA
- a CDS encoding PadR family transcriptional regulator codes for MSRENKTMYTLLGLLMYSPLTGYEIKRTIESSIKHFWQESYGQIYPTLKKLVDQELAVVHIEKVEGKPDRKVYTITEQGRQEFINWLEKPIEKIPIHKNELLLKVFYGQYLTVEQNIEQIIQYRQKMEDILQTLNTTEQFLISRKKDDPHFDYWMLTLSHGQSIVKATIQWCEDSMDILSNK; via the coding sequence ATGTCAAGAGAGAATAAGACGATGTACACACTTTTAGGCTTGTTAATGTATTCACCTTTAACTGGGTATGAAATAAAAAGGACCATTGAGAGTAGTATCAAGCATTTTTGGCAGGAAAGTTATGGACAAATCTATCCAACCCTTAAGAAGCTAGTAGATCAGGAACTTGCAGTTGTACATATTGAAAAAGTAGAAGGAAAGCCCGATCGAAAAGTTTATACGATTACTGAGCAAGGGAGACAAGAGTTCATAAATTGGCTGGAAAAACCGATTGAAAAAATTCCTATCCATAAAAATGAATTATTACTAAAGGTTTTTTATGGCCAATATCTAACTGTAGAACAAAATATTGAACAGATAATTCAATACCGACAAAAAATGGAAGATATTTTACAAACTTTAAATACTACTGAGCAATTCTTAATATCTAGAAAAAAGGACGATCCTCACTTTGATTATTGGATGCTTACTTTATCACATGGACAATCAATCGTAAAAGCAACAATACAATGGTGCGAGGATAGTATGGACATATTATCCAATAAATAA
- a CDS encoding M20/M25/M40 family metallo-hydrolase, whose amino-acid sequence AQRVTIVTKLGEITGVIGSKPPHLLPLQARKKPADIKNMYIDVGASSKEEAAAWGISPGDQIVPHTEFTVMKNEKMLLAKAWDNRVGCAVAIEVMKRLDIENHPNVFYGVGTAQEEIGLRGAKTSAHMIQPDIAISVDVGIAGDTPGVNESEAVGKMGEGPQVILYDASMIAHKGLRDFVTNIAEAHNIPYQFDLIKGGTTDSGAIHLTGKGVPTLTITIPTRYIHTNAALLHRDDYENTIKLVVEVIKQLDESNVQKITFN is encoded by the coding sequence CGCACAACGAGTGACTATCGTAACTAAATTAGGTGAGATAACAGGTGTAATAGGTTCAAAACCTCCTCATCTTCTTCCTTTACAAGCGCGGAAGAAGCCAGCCGATATTAAAAACATGTATATTGATGTCGGTGCTTCAAGTAAGGAAGAAGCAGCTGCATGGGGGATTAGTCCTGGTGATCAAATTGTTCCTCATACAGAATTTACAGTGATGAAAAATGAAAAAATGCTACTTGCTAAAGCGTGGGATAACAGAGTTGGGTGTGCCGTAGCGATCGAAGTAATGAAAAGATTGGACATTGAGAATCATCCTAACGTCTTCTACGGGGTTGGGACAGCTCAAGAAGAAATAGGTTTACGTGGTGCGAAAACGTCTGCGCATATGATTCAACCTGATATCGCAATAAGTGTTGATGTAGGAATTGCTGGTGATACGCCAGGTGTTAATGAAAGTGAAGCTGTAGGAAAAATGGGAGAAGGCCCTCAAGTAATATTGTATGATGCATCAATGATAGCCCACAAGGGCTTACGAGATTTCGTAACAAATATTGCTGAAGCGCATAATATTCCTTATCAATTTGATCTAATTAAAGGTGGCACAACTGATTCGGGTGCAATTCATTTAACTGGTAAAGGAGTTCCTACACTTACAATAACAATCCCTACTCGGTATATTCACACAAATGCTGCTTTGCTTCATCGTGATGATTATGAAAACACTATTAAGCTAGTTGTAGAAGTTATTAAACAGTTAGATGAAAGTAATGTCCAAAAAATTACTTTTAATTAA
- a CDS encoding sigma-w pathway protein ysdB → MFVLFIRLAIIVLLIFIIYRMVKYILNPKRKLELAHEQKKYFLLDNPNNVHKNFLLTYQGVLFEGEKYLGTTDKAFEVVSMFVWAKDVSTLQGLNRDDFLIIEQHLKTHYPNAKIDWKSPIKEFLN, encoded by the coding sequence ATGTTTGTATTATTCATTCGTCTTGCTATCATTGTACTTCTTATTTTTATTATATATAGAATGGTCAAATACATTTTAAATCCTAAAAGAAAACTTGAACTGGCACACGAGCAAAAAAAATATTTCTTATTAGATAATCCAAATAACGTTCATAAAAACTTTCTGTTAACGTACCAAGGGGTTCTTTTTGAAGGTGAGAAGTATTTAGGGACAACCGATAAAGCGTTTGAGGTAGTATCAATGTTTGTGTGGGCAAAAGATGTTTCAACATTACAAGGACTCAATCGTGACGATTTTTTAATTATTGAACAGCACTTAAAAACACACTATCCAAATGCAAAAATCGATTGGAAAAGTCCTATTAAAGAATTTTTAAATTAG
- a CDS encoding VTT domain-containing protein — translation MNEAMTMLFVITDSSGYMAPIIFIFFHLVRQFIFIPVPIVCIAGGVLFGAVLGTVYSIIGLSMAGIMFFILFQYIPKVFQKMLSLKKKWLGDHVNFTIAQISILRLIPFIHYHLLSLCIVEISKNFKDYLKFSVMANIPVALFYTVFGQFMKQFSPTLIITILLSLTLLFYLLREKQVIIKWGDFFSEK, via the coding sequence GTGAATGAAGCTATGACAATGTTATTTGTTATTACTGATTCTAGTGGTTACATGGCACCGATCATTTTTATTTTTTTTCATTTGGTTCGACAATTTATTTTTATTCCAGTACCGATTGTATGTATAGCAGGTGGAGTGTTGTTTGGAGCTGTTTTAGGAACGGTATATTCAATCATTGGTTTATCAATGGCGGGTATTATGTTTTTTATTTTATTTCAATATATTCCTAAAGTATTTCAAAAAATGCTATCTTTAAAAAAGAAATGGTTAGGAGATCACGTGAATTTTACAATTGCTCAAATATCAATTTTGCGCTTAATTCCTTTTATCCACTATCATTTGTTATCGTTGTGTATAGTAGAAATATCCAAAAACTTCAAAGACTATTTAAAGTTCTCTGTAATGGCAAATATTCCAGTAGCCTTATTTTACACAGTATTTGGCCAGTTTATGAAACAGTTTTCTCCAACGCTAATTATTACAATTTTGCTATCATTGACTTTATTATTTTATCTTTTAAGGGAAAAGCAAGTGATCATTAAGTGGGGAGATTTTTTTTCAGAAAAATAA
- a CDS encoding DUF1294 domain-containing protein yields MKEVFLLLYVILNLVGYVVMYIDKRKAKQQKWRISEKSLWYTALVGGAFGLWIGMYRHRHKTKHKMFTIGLPIVATAHLLIFASILVVLS; encoded by the coding sequence ATGAAAGAGGTATTTTTACTTTTATATGTAATATTAAATTTAGTTGGATATGTTGTCATGTATATTGATAAAAGGAAAGCAAAACAGCAAAAGTGGAGAATTTCAGAGAAGTCACTTTGGTATACCGCGCTAGTTGGAGGAGCGTTCGGTTTATGGATAGGAATGTACCGACATAGACATAAAACAAAACATAAAATGTTTACTATTGGACTCCCTATAGTAGCAACCGCCCACTTATTAATTTTTGCATCAATATTGGTTGTTTTGTCATAA
- the rplT gene encoding 50S ribosomal protein L20, which produces MPRVKGGTVTRQRRKKVIKLAKGYYGSKHTLYKVANQQVMKSLMYAYRDRRQKKRDFRKLWITRINAAARMNGLSYSRMMNGLKIAGIEVNRKMLADLAIHDEKAFAELATVAKNSLNK; this is translated from the coding sequence ATGCCAAGAGTAAAAGGCGGTACAGTGACGCGTCAACGTCGTAAAAAAGTAATAAAATTAGCTAAGGGATATTACGGTTCTAAACATACATTATATAAAGTTGCTAATCAACAAGTAATGAAATCATTAATGTATGCATACCGTGATCGTCGTCAGAAAAAACGTGACTTCCGTAAGCTATGGATCACTCGTATTAACGCAGCAGCACGTATGAATGGTCTTTCATATAGCCGCATGATGAACGGTTTGAAAATTGCTGGTATTGAAGTAAACCGTAAAATGCTAGCTGATCTTGCTATTCATGATGAAAAAGCATTTGCTGAGTTAGCAACAGTTGCAAAAAACAGCTTAAATAAATAA
- the rpmI gene encoding 50S ribosomal protein L35: MPKMKTHRGAAKRFKKTGSGKLKRSHAYTSHLFANKSTKQKRKLRKGTLVSSGDYKRIRHLLDNLK, encoded by the coding sequence ATGCCTAAAATGAAAACTCATCGTGGCGCTGCAAAGCGTTTTAAGAAAACTGGATCAGGGAAACTGAAGCGTTCACACGCTTATACTAGCCATTTATTTGCTAACAAATCTACAAAGCAAAAACGTAAACTACGTAAAGGTACATTAGTAAGCTCAGGCGATTACAAACGTATTCGTCACTTGCTTGATAACTTAAAATAA
- the infC gene encoding translation initiation factor IF-3: protein MFVNESIRAREVRLIGKDGDQLGIKSKHEALEIAARANLDLVLVAPNAKPPVCRIMDYGKFRFEQQKKDKEARKNQKVISLKEVRLSPTIEEHDFNTKLRNARKFLEKGDKVKASIRFKGRAITHKEIGQRVLDRFSEACNDISVVESKPKMEGRSMFLILAPNNEK from the coding sequence ATGTTCGTCAATGAGAGCATACGTGCTCGCGAAGTTCGTTTAATTGGTAAAGATGGTGATCAGCTTGGAATTAAATCTAAGCATGAAGCATTAGAAATTGCAGCCAGAGCGAATCTTGATTTAGTTTTAGTTGCTCCAAACGCGAAACCGCCAGTTTGTCGTATTATGGACTATGGAAAATTCCGTTTTGAACAACAGAAAAAAGATAAAGAAGCACGCAAGAATCAAAAAGTTATTAGTCTGAAAGAAGTTCGCTTAAGTCCAACTATTGAAGAGCATGACTTTAACACAAAACTTCGTAACGCTCGTAAGTTCCTTGAAAAAGGAGACAAAGTTAAGGCGTCAATTCGTTTTAAAGGGCGAGCAATTACTCATAAAGAAATTGGTCAACGTGTATTAGATCGCTTTTCAGAAGCTTGTAATGATATAAGTGTAGTTGAATCAAAGCCCAAAATGGAAGGGCGTAGCATGTTTTTAATATTAGCACCAAATAATGAAAAGTAA
- the thrS gene encoding threonine--tRNA ligase: MSEMINMTFPDGAIKEYEKGITTEDIAASISPGLKKKAIAGKLDGELIDLRSPILQDGTISIITQGEDEALEILRHSTAHLLAQAIKRVYKNVKLGVGPVIENGFYYDIDMEESIRPDDLQKIEKEMKKIVNENIEIVRHEVSREEAIKRFEEIDDNLKLELINDIPAGETVSIYEQGEFFDLCRGVHVPFTSKIKEFKLLSIAGAYWRGDSKNKMLQRIYGTAFFKKEELKEHLRFLEEAKERDHRKIGKELNLFSNSITVGQGLPLWLPKGATIRRVIERYIVDKEEKLGYQHVYTPVLGSVDLYKTSGHWDHYQEDMFPKMEMDNEELVLRPMNCPHHMMIYKNEIHSYRKLPIRIAELGTMHRYEMSGALSGLQRVRGMTLNDAHIFTRPDQIKDEFIRVVRLIQEVYKDFGINDYSFRLSYRDPEDKEKYFDDDVMWEKAQSMLKEAMDDLQLEYYEADGEAAFYGPKLDVQVRTALGKDETLSTVQLDFLLPERFDLTYVGEDGKQHRPVVIHRGVVSTMERFVAFLIEEYKGAFPTWLAPVQVEVIPVSPDVHLAYAKEVQEQLQAQGFRVELDERDEKIGYKIREHQMQKVPYMLVVGDNEISEKAVNVRKYGEQKSETVPFVEFLEGLTKEVNR; encoded by the coding sequence ATGTCAGAAATGATTAACATGACATTTCCAGATGGAGCTATTAAGGAGTATGAGAAAGGAATCACGACAGAAGATATTGCGGCATCCATAAGTCCGGGGTTAAAGAAAAAGGCAATTGCAGGAAAATTAGATGGTGAGCTTATTGATCTTCGATCACCAATTTTACAAGATGGTACTATTTCAATCATTACACAAGGTGAGGATGAGGCGTTAGAAATTTTACGTCATAGTACAGCTCACTTATTGGCACAGGCAATCAAACGTGTTTATAAAAATGTGAAGCTTGGTGTAGGTCCAGTAATTGAAAATGGATTTTATTACGATATTGATATGGAAGAATCTATTCGTCCAGACGATTTACAAAAAATAGAAAAAGAAATGAAAAAAATTGTTAATGAAAATATTGAAATTGTACGTCATGAAGTGAGTCGTGAAGAGGCAATAAAGCGTTTTGAAGAAATAGATGATAATCTAAAGCTTGAGTTAATAAATGATATTCCAGCAGGTGAGACTGTATCAATTTATGAGCAAGGCGAATTTTTTGACCTTTGCAGAGGAGTTCATGTACCCTTTACGAGCAAAATTAAAGAATTTAAGCTACTAAGCATCGCTGGAGCATACTGGCGTGGCGATAGTAAAAATAAGATGCTTCAACGTATTTATGGAACAGCTTTCTTTAAAAAAGAAGAGTTGAAGGAACATTTACGCTTTCTAGAAGAGGCAAAAGAACGCGACCATCGAAAAATAGGAAAAGAACTAAACTTATTTTCTAATTCAATAACAGTTGGGCAAGGCTTACCGTTATGGCTACCAAAAGGTGCTACTATTCGAAGAGTCATTGAGCGTTATATCGTTGATAAAGAAGAAAAGCTAGGATATCAACACGTATATACTCCAGTATTAGGAAGTGTAGATTTATACAAGACTTCTGGACACTGGGATCATTATCAAGAAGACATGTTTCCAAAGATGGAAATGGATAATGAAGAATTAGTATTAAGACCGATGAATTGCCCACATCATATGATGATTTATAAAAATGAAATCCATAGCTATCGAAAACTACCAATTCGAATTGCTGAGCTTGGTACGATGCATCGTTACGAAATGTCAGGTGCTTTATCCGGCTTACAACGTGTACGGGGTATGACATTAAATGACGCTCATATTTTTACTAGGCCTGATCAAATCAAAGATGAATTTATTCGTGTTGTCCGACTTATTCAAGAAGTATATAAAGACTTCGGTATTAATGACTATTCCTTCCGTTTGTCTTATAGGGATCCTGAAGATAAAGAAAAATATTTTGACGATGATGTGATGTGGGAAAAAGCACAAAGTATGCTAAAAGAAGCGATGGATGATCTCCAATTAGAATATTATGAAGCAGATGGAGAAGCGGCTTTTTATGGACCAAAGCTTGATGTTCAAGTTAGAACTGCATTAGGTAAAGACGAAACTTTATCAACTGTACAACTTGACTTTTTATTACCTGAACGTTTTGATCTCACATACGTTGGTGAGGATGGGAAACAGCATCGCCCAGTTGTTATTCACCGTGGGGTTGTATCTACAATGGAAAGGTTCGTAGCCTTTTTAATTGAAGAGTACAAGGGAGCCTTCCCTACATGGTTAGCTCCTGTACAAGTTGAGGTCATTCCAGTCTCTCCTGATGTTCACCTAGCGTATGCTAAAGAGGTACAGGAACAGCTTCAAGCTCAAGGGTTTCGAGTTGAATTAGATGAACGTGATGAAAAAATTGGATATAAAATTCGTGAGCATCAAATGCAAAAAGTTCCTTATATGCTTGTTGTTGGTGATAATGAAATTAGTGAAAAAGCAGTGAATGTGCGAAAATATGGAGAGCAGAAATCTGAGACAGTTCCATTTGTTGAATTCTTAGAAGGATTAACAAAAGAAGTTAATCGTTAA
- the ytxC gene encoding putative sporulation protein YtxC gives MIEIYFQNKLDASEVCVRLKNGADHSVLITYDFAHLVKIGPDKDMKKIIDMLVIPVLLNYIIDKKEDEWLQSFIVNSFYFKNTDEQRQIIEIAHTIFNGERNDIPAMKCARSRITLIRQSLEDFLHESISFSFDSFIRFRLKKYFEQLLEYTELAIDEYKLEQEYQNFIQTLRDLLHVRQAVYSKIHLLHDNGHLFHFFNDRYVQLPREDLTKQIDRKMMISQSIYIDSSVIAPLVSLAPQSVMIYSDEIDHSLIQTIHNIFQERVKIYPKQDFQQLSHYNR, from the coding sequence TTGATTGAAATTTATTTTCAAAATAAATTAGATGCAAGTGAAGTGTGTGTTAGGTTAAAAAATGGAGCTGACCATTCAGTTCTAATTACATATGATTTTGCCCATTTAGTTAAAATCGGCCCTGACAAAGATATGAAAAAGATTATAGATATGCTTGTTATCCCTGTGCTTCTAAACTACATAATTGATAAAAAGGAGGATGAGTGGTTACAATCATTTATTGTAAATTCATTTTATTTTAAGAATACGGACGAGCAAAGACAAATAATCGAGATAGCACATACAATATTTAATGGGGAGAGGAATGATATCCCGGCTATGAAATGTGCCCGATCTAGAATAACACTTATTAGACAATCATTAGAAGATTTTTTGCACGAATCTATATCGTTTTCATTCGATTCATTTATCCGTTTTCGCTTAAAGAAATATTTTGAACAATTATTGGAATACACTGAACTAGCTATAGATGAGTATAAGCTTGAGCAGGAATATCAAAATTTTATTCAAACATTACGTGACTTACTACATGTACGACAAGCGGTTTATTCTAAAATCCATCTGTTACATGACAATGGACATTTATTCCATTTTTTTAATGATCGATATGTACAATTGCCAAGGGAAGATTTGACGAAACAAATAGATCGGAAAATGATGATTTCACAATCTATTTACATAGATTCATCTGTCATTGCACCTCTTGTATCGCTAGCACCACAATCTGTAATGATTTATAGTGATGAAATTGATCATAGTTTAATACAAACCATCCACAACATCTTTCAAGAACGTGTAAAGATCTATCCAAAGCAAGATTTCCAGCAATTAAGTCACTACAATAGATAA